A genome region from Catharus ustulatus isolate bCatUst1 chromosome Z unlocalized genomic scaffold, bCatUst1.pri.v2 scaffold_26_arrow_ctg1, whole genome shotgun sequence includes the following:
- the EMC4 gene encoding ER membrane protein complex subunit 4 codes for MAAAAALRSRRFKWSLDLGAAPGGRPRGAAEGRGPLGFADRQLGEGGVHESDKILMEKRCWDVALAPLKQIPMNLFIMYMAGNTISIFPAMMVCMMGWRPLQALMSLSATLKALESSSRRALQGLVFLVGNGLGLALALYKCQAMGLLPTRPSDWLAFVTPPQRMEFTGGGLIL; via the exons atggcggcggcggcagcgctcCGGAGCCGCCGGTTCAAGTGGTCGCTGGACCTGGGGGCGGCGCCGGGGGGACG gccccgcggagccgccgAGGGCCGCGGCCCGCTCGGGTTCGCCGACCGGCAGCTGGGGGAGGGCGGCGTCCACGAGAGCGACAAGATCCTCATGGAGAAG CGCTGCTGGGACGTGGCTCTGGCGCCGCTGAAGCAGATCCCCATGAACCTGTTCATCATGTACATGGCTGGCAACACCATCTCCATCTTCCCGGCCATGATGGTCTGCATGATGGGCTGGCGCCCGCTGCAGGCCCTCATGTCCCTGTCTGCCA cACTGAAGGCCCTGGAGAGCTCAAGCCGGCGGGCACTGCAGGGTCTCGTGTTCCTGGTGGGCAacgggctggggctggcactggcccTCTACAAGTGCCAGGCCATGGGGCTGCTGCCCACCCGCCCTTCTGACTGGCTGGCCTTTGTCACCCCCCCTCAG CGGATGGAGTTCACTGGGGGGGGCCTGATCTTGTGA